GCTATCGGCTCACCCAGTTCCATTTTCACTGGGGCAACTCAAACGACCATGGATCTGAGCACACTCTGGATGGAGTCAAATTTTCTGGAGAGGTAATGGGATATGTTAATGAGAGGAACTCATGAGTGTACCCCAGAAACAGCTCTGGTACTAGAGAAGCTACTATTAGAATATCTCAAAGaggagagcttgctgctctttgtGTGACAGATACATAGATCCATTAAAATCTAACACTAGCACACTATATGTTACAGTAGAGGGAGAATTTTCTtatacttttggttgtgagcctaccctttaatggctgagctttctctccagcccgaaGCTAACTTTCTATGGAAAGGAAACCCTGAACTTGTAGGTGAGAGTTCAGGAGAAACGTTAAAAGCTTGCTGGCTTCAAGGATTGTTCTAACATTCGTTAACTCTTTAACTGCACTGGATATCTCACTGTGCTCCTTTTACTTAACTTCTCAAATCTGGACCCAGTGatagcatgtgcatgtgcatgtccaGGCGGGAGCACTGAAGTAACACAGTACAAAGCACTGGACGGTAAGCACAGAGCTGAGATTTACTGGTTTCAAGAAGCTTGTAAGAGTCTCTGATAACAGGTCACTTTCGGGCACCTGTTGATCTTTCCTCCCATGGAAATCTGGGATCTATTCCTAGATATTATATctatatttcctttaaaacacTGGACACACATGCATCAAAGTCAACAATTTCACCTTCTGCAGAGatgaaaaagataaaattctTCACTATTTGTGTGAATACATAGTGTGTGTCCCTAACTATGGTTCCAGACAGATGAGATGGTTTTTTTAGTCTTAAGTTGGCAAAATGGATCTTATAATGCATGTGTTTTTGAAACTTGCCTTTTTCCACTTACCAATGTATTGTCATCACTTTCCAAGTCAGAAGGTGTAATTCtacctcttttaaaaaataactgctTGGTATTTTAATTGTATGGATTCATCAAAATTTATTTAACTAACCTGTATGACGGATAATTATAATATTTGCTTATTATAGTCTCActgtgagttttgttgttgttttgtttttaatcagacAATCCTTCAATGAATACATTATACCTGTATCTGAAATACCAATTGAAGTAATTATATAAGAGAAATTTCTCACAAAAGAggttataaaatatatgaagtttATTGTGATAGAATTATATGCTAGGTGGTTGAATACAGCTAtaccttgttttattttgtaaagtttAAATAATACCTTTTAGTGCTGCCAAAGACTATAAAAACTCATTCCTACTTTCCCCTATGCAAAAGTGAAGGTAGACTAAAGTGGAATAGAAGCCTAAAGTATTATGTTTTGGGAAGGATGCTTGTAAATATTCATGGAATCTAAATCAAGGATTATATTCACTCAGctaaattgagaaaaaataatcTAAGCCAATGATAAAAACATTTAGTCAAAAATTCATCATGTTATCTAATATTCAGCCCAAAAACTTGTCTAGGGCACCCACCAGGTTCAAGAGGTAGTACAGGTAATGGGTGAGAAGTGCAAGCTCCTTCCTTGACTTTCATGGAGTCAAAGCTGAGCCTCTTATTGGCTGTGTGGCTTTTCTCATATATACTTAGGTACTAACTATAGCCATCATTTTCCTCATACACTTAAACCAGCTTCCACATCATAAGTGCTTTATAATATTACCTGTAGTTCTGCAGAGGAAATAACATGTGAATCAATGGTGGGATTAAGTAAATAGTACTAAATGGCAGTGTGAGTGCTTGCAAAGAATTGTCAATGAATGGGAAGAATAAATGACAATGAGACAAGGCTTAAATTAGGACTGCAGAGTGATCTGTCTCAAAATGAGTGTTTGAATTACTCTATTTATCAACTATTTATTGatcctttaaaatattctaaatttttgtttttaaagtaactgAGTCAGAATCTACATTGTGATTCTTTTAAAAGAAGTGAGGTAAAAAAGGAAAGCGATGGATGGTGTAGATGAAAAGAAGAGATCAGATAAACGCATGAAAAGAATAGATTTAAGTTATAGTGACAACTTTATATTGGGTAATCAATTCACTGAGTATGACATTTGAGTTCAGTCCTAATtgtagaaacaaaggaaggaaattcCAGGAAGTCAGCAGGTAATACAAAACCCCCCATGCTATGACCAAGTGAGGAGGTATATAATCTGCTAGGCATGAAGGCTGATAAATGCGTAAAATAAGGGATATGTAATAATTGTGGTACTTTTTGATTTAGAAATTATGTGCCCCATATTACCGTTCCtaagagaagaaaatgacagaTATGTTATGAGGAATTGAGCTTTCTATTAGCCATGTGACTCCACAGATATCTGTTAGACATTCACTTGGAAATATCCAAACAGTATCAGGAACACATCCAGGAATATGTGGATGTACAAGCCTAAAATTCCACTAAGAGTTTAGGCTGCAGAATTTGACTGAGAGTATCCTGGTAAAGACACCATTGTGCCCAAGCTTCCAAGGAGTCAAGGGGCTTCTTACAAAATTATCTCATGTGAGAGAAAATGATTTCATCTTTTATCCTAAAGTTAGTTGCCTGCAAGATGAGAGTTCACATTGATTTTATCCATCTATACCATGACACATCTTAAATATAACAAATTAACATGTAATTAATCTTCTGTATCTTCCTTTGCATCAATGTTAATAATGAATTACTTATATGTCACCAATTCTAGCTTCACCTAGTTCACTGGAATTCTGCAAAGTACTCCAGTGCTGCTGAAGCTGTCTCAAAACCTGATGGGATGGCAATCCTTGGTGTTTTTTTGAAGGTGAGTCATGGATACTTACATAGCtgttacttgatttttaaaatggcaaatgTTGTGAACTTCttatcatttaaatttatattatcaTTGAAGAGATGCTCTGAAAAAAGCCATAATTAAATTGGATAAGATGGGATGACTAagtaatttttgagattatagtatttGAAGGTGACTTTTATCAAACACTTATTCAAAATATGACAAAAAATGCATCAAGTATAACTAACATAATAGATAAAAATGACTATGCAATTTTTGTGTCATTATTTTGATAAACATCTAGAGTCTATCTTACATACCGTGGGTCTTCTTGTTCACAATTAAATTTATGCCATATTTTCTGTTTACTATTTTGTCTGTGATTATCCCTGATGAGAAACTGGCAGAGTATAAGATCCCATAAAAGTACATAATTCAGAAAATTTGTCTCTTGAAGCAGAAAGAAATTCCAAGTCTCCCGCTTCAGTTATTGATgttaattgaaaaattaaattttgactAGAGagtattttattaattacaatcaactcatattttctttctttttgttttaatttgctagGTTGGTCCAGCCAACCCAAACGTGCAGAAAGTACTCGATGCCCTAAACTCAGTTAAAACTAAGGTAAATCAGCTAAATAAACTAATTTCGTTctgaaaaaagaataaacagaatTACATAAATCATCTAGTTGCCTGTTATGAATGTGAAACAGGAAGACAGGCATAGAAGCCAACATGCCACAATGTGCCATGGAGACCTTACTCTCACTGGAGAACCTaatggttttgctttttcttcatgGTGCTTGCTCCTTTCATTAAACACATTATCCAGTCACTTTTAGATCTGCTAAAAACCAATCATACTCTAGTGATAACTTTATGTTTCAtgaaaagaaatatcttgatttctttattagttcaaaacTATGGATATGAAGATCCCTATTTGAGAAATATGATTCTGAACTAAACACAAAACCCTTAATGGATTTTCTGAAACCCCCAATAATTCCTTATTCTGAAGGTCAAAGTGGTTTGGCATTTTCTTTCACAGTGTGAAGACCTATTGTGTTTTTATtcaaaataagtttgttttatgCTGAGTTCAGAAAAGAACTTTGAGTAAGCATATTGTAAAGTGAGAGATGGAATATTTTTAAACTCTACCCGAGTGTcaaaattatatagaaataaaactagaaggAAATAGTGAGGATAAAAGCAGAAAATAGTAAAATGACAGATAAATACAAAACACTATTTTATCaattaatgaaaattttattctattgAATAAACAGCAGCAAAAAAGAATGATTTGGGCAGCTTTGGTAAAGGAAAACTGGCATAAATACCAAACACTATTAGAgggactagcaagatggctcagcaggtaaaggtgattgctTGAACCGCTGAAGCTGACctaatggaaagaaagaacttccTCCTGCAGGTTGTCCAGTGACCTCCAcagtgcattcacacacatatgcctACAGAGAAATGCATACGTTAATTCATTAGTAAGTGTAAGAAACTGTATTCAAAGCTTAGAAAATATAGtataaatgaggaagaaaatttTTGAATCAATACAACAGTGTATCAATAAATTTGAAAAGTCAGATAAAATGAGTGAcattcaagaaaacacaaattataaaaatgaaccaaaagaaaaaccaaatagaCCAAAACTCTAAGAATAATTTGAAAAGACAGTGAACATATATCTATTAAACAGAATTCCATGCCCAGTctaatttataagaaaatttatTCAGCCTTTAAGAAACAATCAAGTGAGGTAGATGGCTCAACAGATttgccatgaacaaaacaaaaaaaacaaaataattatgaaaatcaatatataaaataattataccaAATCACTTACAATAGCATATTGATAAAGTCATATTTTTGAACAAGTAGAGTTCATTCTAGATGTGGATGGTTTAGTGTAAGAACATCTTTGAGTAGAAGCATTGTATTATGGGATTAAATATGAAAATTCCCATCATCAGCTTCTCCAACTGAAGTTGTTCTACTGTaatcaagaaaaagaacaattaacatcgtaattaaaattttaaccattacacaattaaagaacaaaataaaaagctaagtactgggaaagcaaaaacaaaattatcaccATGTATTGATGATATGTTAACTGTGTTTACctggaaaactttaaaaaatcaactgaaaaatgaaattgaTACAAAGTCTGCTAAAACTGGTTGCACAAAAAATTACCATACAAAtatctgttcattttctttataaaatctgaaaaattcaTGGGAATAAATAAGAGTAAATGCAATTGTGGTCTCATGAATGCCGTTGCCCCTAGCACAGGGTAGAGCATTATCCAAAGATATTTAAATGTTTCCTAATGAATATTAAGTTCTTTTGATAAATACAAGTTACAGAAAAGTTTTTAGGATTTTCTTCTTATCcaccaaaataaaaggaagatttAATGTCCAAAACTTCCATATAGTATGTTTACATCCTTTTTATTGTTCATATTCAAAAACATACCTGTCATAAAGCAAGTATAGTAGAAATTTTTAATGCACCTAATATATCTAGGTAATATATAAGGGGGAATACATTGATGCATTTTATAGCATGACATATACTGCTTTTGTTCCCAGGGGAAACGAGCCCCATTCACAAATTTTGACCcatcctgtctccttccttcatccctgGATTACTGGACTTACTTTGGCTCTCTGACTCACCCTCCTCTTCATGAGAGTGTCACCTGGTTCATCTGCAAGGAGAGCATCAGTGTCAGCCCCGAACAGGTACCAACTGAAATGGATTTGCTTTTAGTGAAGGATCccaagttttcaaaaataaaaaacaaaagtccaTGCAATAACTGTTCCTA
This DNA window, taken from Cricetulus griseus strain 17A/GY chromosome 2, alternate assembly CriGri-PICRH-1.0, whole genome shotgun sequence, encodes the following:
- the Ca1 gene encoding carbonic anhydrase 1 isoform X2, which codes for MASANWGYDGKNVLKGGPLSESYRLTQFHFHWGNSNDHGSEHTLDGVKFSGELHLVHWNSAKYSSAAEAVSKPDGMAILGVFLKVGPANPNVQKVLDALNSVKTKGKRAPFTNFDPSCLLPSSLDYWTYFGSLTHPPLHESVTWFICKESISVSPEQLAQLRSVLSNAEGEAAVPILTNHRPTQPLKGRTVTASF
- the Ca1 gene encoding carbonic anhydrase 1 isoform X1, with protein sequence MASANWGYDGKNGPDQWSKLYPIANGNNQSPIDIKTSEAKHDSSLKPIGVSYNPATAKEIVNVGHSFQVLFDDSGNQSVLKGGPLSESYRLTQFHFHWGNSNDHGSEHTLDGVKFSGELHLVHWNSAKYSSAAEAVSKPDGMAILGVFLKVGPANPNVQKVLDALNSVKTKGKRAPFTNFDPSCLLPSSLDYWTYFGSLTHPPLHESVTWFICKESISVSPEQLAQLRSVLSNAEGEAAVPILTNHRPTQPLKGRTVTASF
- the Ca1 gene encoding carbonic anhydrase 1 isoform X3, with amino-acid sequence MMAKMLHLVHWNSAKYSSAAEAVSKPDGMAILGVFLKVGPANPNVQKVLDALNSVKTKGKRAPFTNFDPSCLLPSSLDYWTYFGSLTHPPLHESVTWFICKESISVSPEQLAQLRSVLSNAEGEAAVPILTNHRPTQPLKGRTVTASF